DNA from Helcococcus ovis:
GTTAAAATGAATGAGAAATTAAAGTTAAAAAATAGACTTAAAAGTATAAGAAATGAAAAAAAAATTACTCAACAAAATTTGGCTGATATGGTTGGAGTTTCAAGGAATACCATTAGTTCAATAGAAACCGGTGAATTTTGTCCTACATCCAGACTTGCATTAATATTGTGTATTGCATTGGATAAAAAGTTTGAAGATATATTTTATTTTGACTTAGAATAAAAGTTATTAATTATATTAGTTAGTAAATTTTTCTAGGAATTATACATTTTGTGATAAGATTTTGCAAGGAGTGATATTTTATGAGACTATGGCATGAAGAAATTATTAATAAACTACCCAGACAACAACTATTAGGACAACATAGAGAATGCTGTGCACTTAGAGGTAATGGCTGGGGAAAACCACATTCAACTGTAAATTATGTTTTTAACTATAATCCTTACAAATTATATCAATATCACATTTTGATAATGAATGAAATGGAAAAAAGAGGTTATAAACCTGATAATATTTGGAGAAATTCAAATTATAGAGGAAAAACATGTGCTCCATATTATAGTGTTGAAGAAATTGAATTAACGAAACCCTTATATCCTGAACATGATGATGAATATTTGAAAGAGTGTATTGAAAACTTATTTGAAAAAGGGATAGAAATTTAGAAAAAATAATTTTAAAAGGATGAATTTATGTGTCTTATTTGTGAAAGAATAAAAATGATTGAAGATGGTACAAATCCATATTTTGTTAAAGAGTTGAATACTGGATATGTAGTTTTAGGTGATCATCAATATTTTAAGGGGAATACGATTTTTATTTGTAAATATCATAAAAATGAAATTTTTGAATTAGATAGGGATTATAAAATCAAGTATTTAGAGGAAATGTCTATAGTTGCAGAAGCTGTTTCTAATGCTTTTCAATGCGAAAAAATGAATTATGAATTGCTTGGAAATGGTGATTCTCATTTACATTGGCACCTTTTTCCAAGAAATAATGGTGATTTAGGAGAATACGGACACAATGGAAAAGGTCCAGTATGGTGGATTCCGATGGAAAAAATGTATGATGATTCAAATCGACCAACAGATATGGAACTAGATAAAATGAAACAAAAGTTATTATTTGAATTAAATAAATTAATTTGAAAAATAGTCAAAATTATTTTTAGTATAAAAGGAAATAATTAAAATGAACATAGAATTAATTGAAGCAAACGAAAAATTAATAGAAATATCATGTTTTCTTATAAAACAATTTTGGAAAGAGCATAATGGTGTTTTCCTTGATAATATAGAAATAGAGGCTGATTATAAAAATTGGACTGATAATGGTCACAAATTATTTTTAGTAAAAGTTGAAGAAAATTATATTGGATTTGTGCATCTTGGAAATAGAGGAGCTAAAATTGATTGGTTAGAAGATATTTTTATAATTAAAGAATATCAAAATAATGGAATTGGAAGTAAAGTAATTAAGAAATTAGAAAAATATGTTAAAGAATATTCACAATCTTTATATATAGAGGTTGCAGCAAGAAATTTAAGTGCAATGAGATTATACAATAAATTAGGATATGATTGCTTAAATACTATCACAATTAGAAAAGATTTTAATGAAGATGATTTTGATATTATTAAAGCGGAAAAAATTGATGGATACAATTTTAATATTAAGAGGTATAAAAATTGAGTAATATATATTTTGTAAGACATGCTCAGCCAAATTTTAATAATCATGATGAAGTTAATAGAGAATTAAGTGATAAAGGTCTAAAAGATAGAGAAAAAATTGTAAATTTTTTTAGTAATATAAAAATTGATAAAATTTATTCCAGCCCATATAAAAGAACTATAGATACAATTAAATTATGTAGTATAGATAAAAATTTGAAAATAATTTTAATTGATGATTTTAGGGAGCGAAAAATTGGTGAATGGGTTGAAAACTTTAATGAATTTTCAATTAAGCAATGGGAAGATTTTAATTATAAGTTAGAAAATGGAGAAAGTTTGCTTCAAGTTCAGAAAAGAAATATACAAGCGTTGAAAAATCTAATTAATAATGATTATAATTATAATATAATTATTTCGGGGCATGGGACATCTATAAGTACCATTATAAATTATTTTGATAAAAAATTTGATATAAATGAATTTAATAAAATTAAAAATAAAATGCCTTTTATTTTAAAGTTTGAGTTTAATGACTTAGGAAAATTTTTAAACTATAAATTTATAGATTTGGAGGATTAATGCAAATAATTTTTGTTAGACATGGCGAAAGTGAAGCAAATAAATTAAATAAAAATGAATATACCATATGTACAGGACAATTTGATACACCACTTAGTGAACTTGGAATTAAGCAAGTGTCAAAACTAATAGATAATGAAATTTTTAAGGGATTTGATAAACTATATTCATCAGACTTGATTCGTGCTTATGATACAGCATTAGCTATCACATCATCAGAAAATATTATTGTTGATAAAAGGCTTAGAGAAAGATCTTTAGGAGCTTTTGAGGGGCAATTAGTTAAAGAATTGAAAATACATCCTGAATATTCAAAATATTTTTATGATGAAGAATTAAAACATTTTGCTCATAGTTTTGTAGTCAAAGCACCTGGTGGAGAAAATTATGCCGATGTTGAAAATAGGGTTAGATTATTTTGGGAAGAAATTAAAGATAAGAATTACAATAAAATCGTTATTGTTGCACATTTATATACGATCAGAGTTTTTCTGAAGATATTATTAAATCTTTCAGAACAGGAGTGTATAAATTATAAAATTAATAATGCTGAGACTTTAATAGTAAATATTTAAGTGTATTTCAATAAAGTATTTAGTTATTCAAAATAGAGATAATATTTTATTCTTTTACAAAATTAATTAAGAATTATTTATAAAAAAGTATTAACATTTAATACTATCTGACTTTTTGATTTAAACATAAAAATATGGTGCTAGGCTAGGTTTTAAAAGCTATGGCTTAGTATCTCATTGTGTTAATTACATTAAGAAAAAGTACGCAATTTTGCATACTTTTTTGCTTTTTATATTACATTCTTATCTGAGCTATTACTGTTCTTATAAGTTTTTTAAGTATCATTAAATTTTTTTACCATTGAAGAATTAGGAAATATATTAACTATATATTATACAAAGTGTCTAGATTGTAACGATAGTTGAAAATAGTATAAAATAACAGGAAATTATAAGTATCTGGTCTTAATTATTTAAATAAACGACTTCTAATTTTTTATTCGAATTTTCTGATATTTTAAAGTTATATTCCTTATTAAAATCGATTATTAATTCTTCAGTAATATTAGTCGATAAATTATCTTCTAATATAATGTTTGACGATTTTGCCTTGTCAATGTCTTTAGTTAAATAAAATTTGAATTTAATTTTATCATTTTCTTTTATCTTATAAGGACTTCTGCTTTTTATTTTAAAATTTACACTACTTCCTAATTGCTTAAAATTAGACTTTGTTATAGAAGAACCTCCTGATACTTTATTATTTATGTAATATTCATAAGAAATCATATAGATTTTATCATCTAAATCTAAATTTATATTTATAGATAATTCTTTTTTTTTGTTACATCCAGTAATAGTTATCATTATTAAAATTATAATAATAATTGTTTTTTTCATAATAAACCTTTCTATTGAAAATAATACCATCCTCTTTCAAAATAGGTTGTATATTTTTCTAAAGGAATAAGACTATCATAAGCTCTTGCACTAACTGAATATAAATTCGTATCATGTATGTTTGCTGCGTGTTCAGTATATTTTCTACCTCCTATAACACTACTTCCTTGTCTTGTGTAGTCTATCCAACCTTGTCTTACATTTCTATTCGCAACTAATCCATATCCATCTGATGATTTTGTTTTGTAAATTGCTCTAAACTGCAAGTATCCATCATAGATAAATTGGAGAGTTTCTGTAGATATAGCATAATTAGGAGAACTTATTTCATTAGACCTTAGTGAAAAAGGCTTTAATTCACCATTATTATGAGCTGGGGTTTTTATTGTATTTCCTATTATCATATCGTCTTTTATATATTCTCCATCTATTAATTCTACATTATTTGCTTTTGCTGTATTTATTGATATCACTAATATAGTACATATTAATAATATTAATGTTATTTTCTTAAACATATCATCTTCCCCCTTTTTATTTTTTAACTACTAAATTGCGAACCTTTTCTTATTCCACATTTCCATATTTATTATATATACTATTTACAATAATATAATATCATTTATTTATTTTTTTTCAATAGAAAAAGTTTTCTTATTTATTTATATAATATATATTTTTATATAGAAAAGGAGATTTTAAGTATATTGGAATTTTATAAAAAAATATTTGAAACTTTTATCACTTTAAATCGGAGAGATAAGTTTTTATTCCATTTATTAAGCTGTTGACGAAATTTTAATAAGATTCCAAAGGAAAATCAATAACAGAATTTATATATTTGTACTACTGTTACTAGGACTTAACATAGTTACAGGGGGGATATTTGACTTCAGTAAGAACTCCAAGAAAAGATTTTATTATAAGCATCTTAAGAGGATATGTCTTAGTTGCTTTGAGTGTAAACATCATTCCATCAATATTTGGAGTTAATTCAATTTGGTATGCAATGATAGTTTTGGAGTTTATCACATTAGTTGTATCAATAGTTCTTTTTATTAAATATAAAAAGGGGGGATTGGAAGAGTAGTTCCAATTCTATATGAAATTGCATAAAATTGGAAATTAACTTCCGATTATTATGAAGATAAATTATGTAAATTTTTTCGAGTATTCGTTTCAAAAAATGTTCCGATTTTATGATAGCTATAAATCATGTAAATAGGAGTTTATTCAAATATACAGGTAAATTTTTTATAAACTACTACCTGTAAATTTTAATAATGTAATAATTACATGTATGTAAAACAGTGATTTGTAAAATTTTTCATGTAAATTGTTAAAATATTTGTAATACATGATTATTTTTAACCTTTTTTACCTGTAATATAAAAAAATTATTATAATACATGATTTTCAAAAGAATTTACCTGTAATTATAAGTGGGATATTCATGTTAAGGGCATAAAAGCTTGAATAAATTTGTAAATGAGCTTGTTTTTTGTTGTTAGAAATATGCTATAAAATTTTTCATTTATTAAGGTAATAATAGAAGATTAAGGTAATAATAGAAGATTAAGGTAATATAGAAGATTATGGCACTATAGTAGCATTTATTCAATGGCTGTAAATTTTTTTCTATTTTTAAAAAAAAATTAAAAATTCTTCTAAATATCTTAGCTTAAGGTATATAGAGTATTAATTTATTCAAAAAATTCATGGGGATAAATTATAAATATTGGTACTAAAATAGTAGTTGTTTCACATATATATTATTAGAGTTTTTTGAAGATAAATTTAGAACTATAAAAAAAGTATTGACATTTTAATTTGAAGATGCTATTATATCTATGTTGCTAAAAAACGGCGGTGTAGCTCAGTTGGCTAGAGCATACGGTTCATACCCGTAGTGTCGGCAGTTCAAATCTGTCCACCGCTACCAATTTGCGGAAGTGGCTCAGTGGTAGAGCATCGCCTTGCCAAGGCGAGGGTCGCGAGTTCGAATCTCGTTTTCCGCTCCACTAAGCATCAATTGTGTAATTGGTGCTTTTTTTATTATTTTAATATTTGTGTCGTTAGCTCAGCTGGATAGAGCGTCTGGCTACGGACCAGAAGGTCGAGGGTTCGAATCCTTTACGACACGCCAAAAAAGATTAGATTATATCTAGTCTTTTTTATTTTGTTTTATAAGTATTTTTGATATAATATAACAAAAGGTTAGAAAATTATCAGTTGTGATATTGCTCACATTCATTTGAGTTTGTTAGATGTATTATAACTATATAAGTAATTTAAGATAAATAAATTTAAGGAGGTGGATATGAAAAAAAATAAAATTATATTGGTAGGAGATGGTGCTGTTGGTTCAAGTTTTGCATTTGCTTGTACAATTTTAGGAGTAGGTAGAGAATTGGGTATTATAGATCTGAATGCCGATAAGGCTGAAGGTGATGCGATGGATTTATCCGATGCTTTAGCATTTACTGCATCAAAAGATATTTATAAGGCGACATATGAAGATTGTCATGATGCTGATATAGTTGTTATTACAGCGGGTATTCCACAAAAGCCTGGTGAAACAAGATTGCAATTAGTTGATAAAAACTTAAAGATTTTTAAGGATATTGTAACAAGTGTAGTAGGTTCTGGATTTAATGGTATATTTTTAGTAGCAAGTAATCCTGTTGATGTTATGACATATGCTACATGGAAATATTCAGGATTTAATGCAAATAGAGTAATTGGTACAGGTACAGTTTTAGATTCAAATAGATTAAGAAAAGAAATAGCTGAAATTACAAAAGTAGATCCTAAGTCAATTCATGCATACATTATGGGTGAACATGGAGATAGTGAATTTCCGGTATGGTCACATGCAAATATTGGTGGATTACCAATAGCTGAATGGACAAAACATAATCAAGTTGATGAAGAAACATTACTACAATCATTTGACAAGGTAAGAGATGCGGCGTATGAAATTATAAATCGAAAAGGTGCTACATTTTATGGAATAGCAGTAGCTATGGCCAAAATTGCTCAAGCTATTTTAAATAATGAAAATAGTATATATTCCGTATCATCATATTTAAGGGGAGAATATGGACAAGAAGACTTATATATTGGAGTGCCAGCAATTATAAATTCAAATGGTGTGAAAAATGTTTTAGAAATTTCATTAAATGATAATGAACAGGAAAGAATGAATGCATCTGCAAAAACATTAAGAGATATTATTGAAAAAAGTTTTTATAAAAAATAATATTAAAATGTTTAAATAAAATAATAATTTAAAAAGCCCTTGAACTACTGATGAATAGTTCAAGGGCTTTTTTTTATTCAAAAATCTTTAATATTTTTGTAATATTTACGTGGAAATTATGTAGATTTTATAGTATAATTTTAATTGCAAAATTATTGAGAGGGGATAGTGATGTTAGAGAATAGTTTGGATTTTGAAAAAAGTCTTGAATATCAGTTTTTATATAATGAAGATCCAGATTCAATTTATTTATTGCTATCTTGGCTTGAAAATAAAAATGTTGGCAATAATTTCACGCCTAAATATGACGTAACTAAAGCATTATTAACAGGATTGCGAAGAAGTATAAGAGGTAGAAAAGATAAAAAGCTAATAGTTGATGCTATTAGTAAAATGGTTAGTGAAGATTTGAGTAGACTGGAGTTTGCTTTTTCAATAAAAGCATATACAAATGCGTATTATTGTGAAGATTTAATTGATCAATTGGAGAGAATCGCATTAAAATTATATAATCCTTCAGAATTAAATAATATGAGACTTTTATTGCAAAATTCAAAAGACACAGCTGTTATTGATTTTAAGAAACAAATAAAAGATGATTTTATGAAGAGTAAAATAATCGCAAATAATGAAGTTAATGTCAATTATTTCTTAGATAAAAATATTAAGAAAAAATTTTTTAGAATAAACTTTTACATTGATAAACAAGTTGTAGTAGATACAAATAATGCAAATATTTTAACTCTTGAGGGTAAAAATTTGACAATTAATGAATTGCTTCACATTTATAATAAAGCTAAATTTTATATAAACAGAAGCATTAATGAAGCATATTTTAATCAATTTTGGTGTGCATTAAATGATTGTGTATTAGGAAGATATAGATGATTATTTTAGGTATAGATCCCGGTATTGCAATTGTTGGCTATGGAATAATAAAAAAAGATGGAAATACGATTAGTATGTTAGAATATGGAAGTATTCAAACAGATGCTAATATTAAAACTCAAGATAGGTTGGAAATTATTTTTAATGAATTAAATGCAATTATAAAGCAATATAAACCTACTGAAGTCGTCTACGAAAAATTATTTCATGAGAAAAATACAAAGACGTTTATAAACGTTAGTCAAGCAAGAGGTGTTGAAATACTTGCTGCTAAGGTAAATAATTTGGAAATATATGAATATACTCCTTTACAAATAAAGACAGCATTAACTGGATATGGACGAGCTGTAAAAAAACAAGTTCAAGAAAGTGTTAAGAGAATTTTAAATCTTAAGGATATTCCAAAACCTGATGATGCAGCAGATGCATTAGCTATAGCGATATGTCATAGTTTTAGTGGTAAACTTAAAGATTTATATAAAATGGAGTAGTTATGTTTTCATATTTGATTGGTGAAGTAAAAATATTAAGAGAAGATTATATTGTATTAGAAACGAATAATATCGGCTATAAAATATTTATGTCGCAAAAAAACATTTCTACATTGATCAAAAATAATACATATAAGATTTATACAGAATTTGTTGTGAGAGATGATGCTGTATTATTGTATGGTTTTGAAAATTTTGATGATTTAGAAATGTTTTTAAATTTAAAACAGGTATCTGGAATTGGACCAAAGGCTGCGTTGTCTATTTTGTCCACTCTAACTGTATATGAGATAGAATTAGCTATAATAGGTAATGATATTAATACTATATCAAAAGCCCCCGGAATTGGTAAAAAGAGTGCAAGCAGGATTATTTTAGAATTATCTGATAAAATAGATATAGAAAAAATAAACAATATTCCAACAATTTCTAATCCAAAAGTAAATATTCAAAATTCCGGAGATTATGACTTTGCGATTGAAGCATTAATGAATTTAGGATATACAAAAATGGATGCTGAAAATTCATTAAAGGGATTAAATATTGAAAATATGGATTTATCAGATATTGTAAAGGCTGCGTTAAAGAGGATGTAATATGTCAGAAAATAGGATAGTAGGTTCGAGTTTATTGAATGATGAAGAAAAAAGTGAATATTCTTTAAGACCTAGATGGCTTCGTGAATACATAGGGCAGAATAAAATAAAGGATAAACTTAAAGTATTTATTGAGGCGGCAAAAAAAAGAAATGATGCATTAGATCATGTATTGTTACAAGGACCTCCAGGTTTAGGTAAAACTACTTTGTCGCAAATTATTGCAAATGAATTGGGTGTAAAGGTTAAAGTTACTTCAGGACCTGCAATTTCAAGACCTGGAGATCTTGCAAGTATTTTAACTAATTTAGATAAAAATGATGTACTTTTTATTGATGAAATTCATAGAATTAATAAAACTGTTGAGGAAGTTTTATATTCTGCAATGGAGGATTTTGCATTAGATATTATCGTGGGTAAAGGACCTTCAGCACAAAGCTTGAGAATTGATTTAGAAAAATTTACTCTCATAGGAGCTACAACTAAAGCAGGTATGCTTTCATCTCCATTAAGGGATAGATTTGGTGTATTACTTGAATTAGATTTATATGATGAAAATGATTTGTCTCATATTATTGAGAGATCAGCAGATATATTAAATGTAGGTATAGATAAAGAATCCGCTAAAGAAATAGGGAGACGTTCAAGAGGCACACCAAGAATAGCAAACAGATTATTAAAAAGAGTTAGAGACTACGCTCAAATTAAGGGCGATGGAAGTATAGATTTAAAAACCGCAAAAAAATCATTAGACTTTTTAGAAGTTGACAGTATGGGATTAGATAAACTTGATAAAAAAATAGTTACAATAATAGCTGAAAACTTTGATGGAGGACCGGTAGGTATTGATACTATTGCTGCTGCGACAGGACAAGAATCTGTCACTATAGAAGATGTTTATGAACCATATTTACTACAAATAGGTTTTTTAAATAGAACATCTAGAGGTAGGGTGCTTTCTAAAAAAGCGTATGATCATTTTGGGATTACATATAAGGAAGATTAATGGATACAAAAGATTTTGATTACGAATTAGATCATTCTTTTATTGCTCAACATCCTGAGGATAAAAGATCTGAATCTAAACTTATGATATTAGATAGAAAAAATGAAACAATTGAACATAAGAGATTTTATGATATTATTGACTACTTAAATGAAGGAGATGTTTTGGTAGTTAATAATTCTAAGGTTATTCCTGCTAGATTATTTGGACATAGAAAGGATAAAAAAGAAGCTTTAGAAGTATTTTTATTAACTAATATTGAAGAAAAAAAATGGGAATGTTTAGTAAAACCCGGAAGAAAATTTAAAATTGGTAGTGAAATTATTTTTGATGAAAAATTAAAAGCAGAAGTTATCGATATTACTGAAGAAGGTCATAGAATTTTAGAAATGAAATATGATGGTATATTTAATGAAATATTAAATGAGATTGGAAATGTTCCACTGCCACCATACATTACAGAAAGATTAGAAGATAAATCCAAATATCAAACAGTGTATGCGAAACATGATGGATCAGTCGCTGCACCAACTGCCGGATTACATTTTACAACACAACTGCTTCAACAAATTAAAGATAAGGGGATTAAATTAGCTTATTTAACATTACATGTTGGCTTGGGTACATTTAAGCCTGTTACTGATGATAAAATTGAAGAACATAAAATGCATAGTGAATATTATATTTTAGACAAAGAAAATGCAGAAACAATTAATGAAGCAAAAAATAAAGGGAATAGAGTTATTGCGGTAGGTACAACATCGGTTCGTACCTTAGAATCAATATCTAGAAAATATGGAAAAGTTCAGGCTGATAGTGATTGGACAGATATCTTTATTTATCCTGGATTTAATTTTAAGACTGTAGATGCTATGATTACTAATTTTCATTTACCAAAATCTACATTGATAATGTTAATTAGTTCATTTTATAATAGAGAAAGAATATTAGAAGCATATGAAGAAGCTAAAAGAAATAATTATAGATTCTTTAGTTTTGGGGATGCAATGTTAATAAAGTAGGTAAAAAATGGCAATAAAATATGAATTAGAGAAAAAATCTTCACAGTGTGAAGCTAGAGCGGGAGTTATACATACGCCGCATGGAGATATTAAAACTCCGGTATTTATGCCTGTTGGGACAAAAGCAACAGTGAAAGCAATGACTCCGGAGGAATTAGAGGATTTAGGTGCACAAATTATATTAGGTAATACTTATCACTTATTTTTAAGACCAGGTGATGATTTGGTAAAAAAAGCAGGTGGATTGCATAAATTTATGAATTGGAATAAACCTATTTTAACGGATAGTGGTGGATTTCAGGTATTCAGTTTAGGGCACATTAATAAAATTACTGAGGAAGGTGTAGTATTTCAATCTCATATTGATGGATCTAAACAAATGATTACTCCAGAAAAATCAATTGAAATTCAACAAAATCTTGGTTCAGATATTATGATGGCTTTTGATGAATGTGTATATCCAACAGCTACTAAAGAGTATGTAGCACAATCATTAGAAATGACCTTAAGATGGCTGGATAGATGTATAGAAACTCATACAAATAAAAATCAAGCATTATTTGGAATTGTACAGGGGGGATTGTTTAAGGATTTAAGAAAAAAATCTGCTGAGGAAACAATTAAAAGAAATTGTCAAGGATTTGCGGTAGGTGGATTAAGTGTTGGAGAAACAAAAGAAGAAATGATAGATATTCTTAGATTTACAACGCCGTTATTACCGGAAGATAAACCAAGATATAATATGGGTGTAGGCACGCCGGATTATTTATTTGAATCAGTCGAAGCCGGTATTGATATGGCTGATTGTGTACTTCCTACAAGAATTGCAAGAAATGGTGCAGCAATGACTTCTCATGGAAAAGTTACTATAAAAAATGCAAAATATAGAGAAGATTTTACACCACTAGATCCGGAGTGTGATTGTTATACATGCAAAAATTATACAAAAGCATATATTAGACACTTAGTAAATGTTAATGAAATTTTAGGAGCTAGATTATTATCATATCATAATTTGTATTTTCTTACACATTTAATGGAAAATATAAGAGAATCAATTTTAGAGGATAGATTTTTAGAATATAAAGAAGAATTTTATAAAAAATATGGATATACTAAGGAGGATTAGATGTCAAATTTATTATTAGCAGCTCAACAACCACAAGGACAACTATTTTCATCAATTTTTATGTTTGCATTGATTGGTATAGCTTTTTACTTTTTACTAATAAGACCGCAAAAGAAACAACAACAAGAATTTAAACAGGCTATGAGTGCATTAAAAGTTGGTGATATAGTAGTAACAAGATCAGGTGCAAAAGGTAAGGTTATAGAAGTTAAAGATGAAACATTTATTATTGAGACCGGAAATAATAATACACAAATTGAATATTTAAAACAGGCACTGAGCCATATTGTATCATATGATAAAGAAAGTAGTGTTAATAATTCGAACTCACAATTTGCAAATGTTCCTGTTGGCGATTTTTCTTATGGCAATGATAAGAGATTTTTAGATAAAATTGAAGAGTTAAAAGCTAAAAAAGATCAAGATAGAAAATATGACTTATTACTTGAAGATGTATATGAGTTTATTGTTGTTGAAAATGATACAGAGGTTATTTCCATACAAAATAAATTTAGACTTGATGAAGAAAGAGCAAATAAAATAGTAGAAGATTTAGAATATTTAGGAGTGTTAAGTAATCTGGATTTAGGAAAAAGAAGAGTGTTAATAGATCCAAGAAATTAGGATTTTGAAAAATGAAAAGTATTTTACTTTTCATTTTTTTATAGGAGTTTTATGGAAAATTGGTATTTAATAAATAAAATAGAAAATTACAATAAAATAAAAGATAAAAAAAATATTACAAGTTTTCAAAAAATATTATTAGCTAATAGAGACATAACTGATGCTTATAAAATAGATAGCATATTTAATTCAAATATTGATAATTTACATTCTCCCTTATTGATGAGAGATATGCAAAAGGGGGTTGATGTATTATTTGATTCTATGATGAAAAATGAAAAAATAATGATTTCCGGTGATTATGATCAAGATGGTGTAGCTGCAACTGTAATACTTTATAAAGGAATTAAATTATTTTATGAAAATGTGTTATACTCAATACCTGATAGGATTGAAGATGGTTATGGATTAAATAAAAATATTGTAGATGATTGTATTGAAAATAATGTTAAATTAATTATAACATGTGATAATGGAATAGCAGCTTTTGAAGCGATAGATTATGCAAAGAAAAATAATATTAGAGTTATAGTTACTGATCATCATGAGGTTGTAAATATAGATGGAGTTGATAATCTTCCAAATGCTGATGCGGTAATTAA
Protein-coding regions in this window:
- the queA gene encoding tRNA preQ1(34) S-adenosylmethionine ribosyltransferase-isomerase QueA, with translation MDTKDFDYELDHSFIAQHPEDKRSESKLMILDRKNETIEHKRFYDIIDYLNEGDVLVVNNSKVIPARLFGHRKDKKEALEVFLLTNIEEKKWECLVKPGRKFKIGSEIIFDEKLKAEVIDITEEGHRILEMKYDGIFNEILNEIGNVPLPPYITERLEDKSKYQTVYAKHDGSVAAPTAGLHFTTQLLQQIKDKGIKLAYLTLHVGLGTFKPVTDDKIEEHKMHSEYYILDKENAETINEAKNKGNRVIAVGTTSVRTLESISRKYGKVQADSDWTDIFIYPGFNFKTVDAMITNFHLPKSTLIMLISSFYNRERILEAYEEAKRNNYRFFSFGDAMLIK
- the tgt gene encoding tRNA guanosine(34) transglycosylase Tgt, producing MAIKYELEKKSSQCEARAGVIHTPHGDIKTPVFMPVGTKATVKAMTPEELEDLGAQIILGNTYHLFLRPGDDLVKKAGGLHKFMNWNKPILTDSGGFQVFSLGHINKITEEGVVFQSHIDGSKQMITPEKSIEIQQNLGSDIMMAFDECVYPTATKEYVAQSLEMTLRWLDRCIETHTNKNQALFGIVQGGLFKDLRKKSAEETIKRNCQGFAVGGLSVGETKEEMIDILRFTTPLLPEDKPRYNMGVGTPDYLFESVEAGIDMADCVLPTRIARNGAAMTSHGKVTIKNAKYREDFTPLDPECDCYTCKNYTKAYIRHLVNVNEILGARLLSYHNLYFLTHLMENIRESILEDRFLEYKEEFYKKYGYTKED
- the yajC gene encoding preprotein translocase subunit YajC; protein product: MSNLLLAAQQPQGQLFSSIFMFALIGIAFYFLLIRPQKKQQQEFKQAMSALKVGDIVVTRSGAKGKVIEVKDETFIIETGNNNTQIEYLKQALSHIVSYDKESSVNNSNSQFANVPVGDFSYGNDKRFLDKIEELKAKKDQDRKYDLLLEDVYEFIVVENDTEVISIQNKFRLDEERANKIVEDLEYLGVLSNLDLGKRRVLIDPRN